In Chloroflexota bacterium, one genomic interval encodes:
- a CDS encoding cobalamin biosynthesis protein CbiM, with the protein MVSSISLPLLDGSISLPLPLHAPDGFFSLPVAIAGYLLAALFIGIAIRQTNKNLNERIVPMMGVMAAFIFAAQMINFPVAGGTSGHLVGGALAAIILGPWAAILVMTAVVGLQALLFQDGGLVVLGVNLLNMSIVSVLAGYGAYWVSRKVGRSFKFMMVGGFVAAWISVVVSAASTAAMLGVSGTTPLTFALIAMIGVHMIIGIGEALITVFALSFIRAARPALLEAPAKTPAPDSPVPQAAQATGGMGVRWWVVGYIIAVAVTLLAPFASGSPDGLERVAEDAGFIERAQDAPYAIIADYVVPGIQNEGVATILAGIIGVTIIYALVAGGVYGLYALYRRRTGRLAHE; encoded by the coding sequence ATGGTATCGAGCATAAGTCTTCCACTACTAGATGGCAGTATTTCGCTGCCGCTGCCGCTGCACGCGCCGGACGGATTCTTCAGCCTGCCGGTCGCGATTGCGGGCTACCTGCTTGCCGCGCTGTTCATCGGCATCGCAATCAGGCAGACGAACAAGAACCTCAACGAGCGCATCGTGCCGATGATGGGTGTGATGGCGGCGTTCATTTTCGCCGCGCAGATGATTAACTTTCCTGTGGCTGGCGGCACATCCGGGCATCTAGTCGGTGGCGCGCTCGCGGCGATCATCCTCGGACCATGGGCTGCGATTCTGGTGATGACTGCGGTCGTGGGCTTGCAGGCGCTGCTGTTCCAAGACGGCGGACTGGTGGTGCTTGGCGTCAACCTGCTGAACATGTCCATCGTAAGCGTACTAGCAGGCTACGGCGCGTACTGGGTGTCTCGCAAAGTTGGCAGGTCGTTCAAGTTCATGATGGTCGGTGGGTTCGTCGCAGCGTGGATTTCTGTGGTCGTTTCCGCCGCGTCCACCGCGGCAATGCTTGGGGTGAGCGGTACGACGCCCTTGACCTTTGCGCTCATCGCGATGATTGGCGTCCACATGATTATCGGCATCGGCGAGGCGCTGATAACTGTGTTCGCGCTGTCGTTCATCCGCGCTGCGCGTCCAGCTCTGCTGGAAGCGCCCGCCAAGACGCCGGCGCCTGATTCGCCGGTCCCGCAGGCCGCACAGGCTACCGGCGGCATGGGCGTGCGCTGGTGGGTCGTCGGCTACATTATTGCGGTGGCGGTTACGTTGCTCGCGCCGTTCGCGTCCGGTTCGCCGGACGGACTTGAGCGCGTGGCAGAGGACGCAGGCTTTATCGAGCGCGCGCAGGATGCGCCATACGCTATCATCGCCGACTATGTTGTGCCGGGCATCCAGAACGAAGGCGTCGCTACGATTCTCGCCGGCATCATCGGCGTAACGATAATATACGCACTCGTCGCGGGCGGAGTTTACGGGCTGTACGCGCTCTACCGCCGGCGCACGGGCAGGCTGGCGCACGAATAG
- the cbiQ gene encoding cobalt ECF transporter T component CbiQ, with protein MTTATGFLDRYLEGGSWFHRADARVKLVMALGFIFATTSIPPGKWYAFAAMFALVWCAAGVSRIGLVRVFLRSLVAIPFILIALPTVFTKPGAPIFELDLALFALTGTQEGLDFFFSVLLKSWSSVTAAVVLTGTTPPLRLLDALRSLRVPAVLVAIVMLMYRYLFVLVEEAQRLMRARAARSAAIGSKSGGSLVWRAKSAGGMAGSLFIRTLDRSERIYMAMVARGYDGALRQASDVPLKRGAIGALGVVLCVFAAVAIAARTVL; from the coding sequence ATGACGACTGCCACCGGATTTCTCGACCGCTATCTCGAAGGCGGAAGCTGGTTTCACAGGGCGGACGCGCGCGTCAAGTTGGTGATGGCGCTGGGCTTTATCTTCGCCACCACCTCGATACCGCCGGGCAAGTGGTACGCATTCGCGGCAATGTTCGCGCTGGTGTGGTGTGCGGCAGGCGTGTCTCGCATAGGGCTGGTGCGTGTGTTCCTGCGCTCGCTGGTGGCGATACCGTTCATCCTGATTGCGCTGCCCACCGTGTTCACCAAGCCCGGCGCGCCCATATTCGAGCTTGACCTCGCCCTATTCGCGCTGACAGGCACACAGGAAGGGCTGGACTTCTTCTTCAGCGTGCTGCTGAAATCGTGGTCGTCAGTGACAGCAGCCGTAGTGCTGACCGGCACGACACCGCCATTGCGCCTGCTCGACGCCTTGCGTTCGCTTCGCGTGCCCGCGGTGCTAGTGGCGATAGTGATGCTGATGTACCGCTACCTGTTCGTGCTGGTCGAAGAGGCGCAGAGATTGATGCGCGCACGCGCCGCCCGCAGCGCCGCGATTGGCAGCAAGTCCGGCGGTTCGCTGGTATGGCGCGCCAAGTCCGCAGGCGGAATGGCAGGCTCGCTATTCATACGCACGCTAGACCGTAGCGAGCGCATCTACATGGCGATGGTAGCCAGAGGCTACGACGGCGCGCTCCGCCAAGCGAGCGATGTTCCGCTAAAGCGCGGCGCGATAGGTGCGCTCGGCGTTGTGCTGTGTGTATTTGCAGCAGTCGCGATAGCCGCAAGGACGGTGTTGTAA
- a CDS encoding aspartate-semialdehyde dehydrogenase: MDSCSIAVVGATGAVGRVFLDVLEERDFSVSDIRLCASERSVGRKLKCMGQEIAVELASPQLFGEVDFAFISASGDVSRALAPVAAEQGAVVIDDSSAFRMNADVPLVVPEVNGADVADHKGIISIPNCSTTPLVMVLKPLMAVNPVKRVIADTYQSVSGTGAAAVEELRVQSKQLTNGDALTHNDLTPDAYPHPIAFNALPHIEPFLDNGYTNEEMKMVNETRKILHAPDIAVSATCVRVPVMLSHSEALHIEFENPMSPGEVREILADFPGMKVVDDPRANVYPMPIEAAGRDEVFVGRVRQDVSHPNGIAMWVVTDNLRKGAATNALQIAEEVLERNLLTRQAAASR, from the coding sequence GTGGACTCTTGCAGCATTGCGGTGGTTGGCGCTACGGGCGCTGTTGGGCGCGTCTTTTTGGATGTGCTTGAGGAGCGCGATTTTTCTGTTTCGGATATTCGGCTGTGCGCCTCGGAGCGCTCGGTCGGCAGGAAGCTCAAGTGCATGGGACAGGAAATCGCCGTCGAACTCGCGTCGCCACAGTTGTTTGGCGAGGTCGATTTCGCGTTTATCTCGGCGAGCGGCGATGTCAGCCGCGCGCTAGCGCCGGTTGCGGCAGAACAAGGCGCAGTTGTCATCGACGACAGTTCAGCATTCCGTATGAATGCCGATGTGCCGCTCGTCGTGCCGGAGGTCAACGGCGCGGATGTTGCCGACCACAAGGGCATCATTTCCATCCCTAATTGCTCGACTACGCCGCTCGTGATGGTGCTCAAGCCGCTGATGGCGGTCAACCCGGTCAAGCGCGTTATCGCGGACACATATCAGTCCGTATCCGGCACAGGCGCCGCCGCCGTCGAAGAGCTTCGCGTGCAGTCCAAGCAGCTGACCAACGGTGACGCCCTGACGCACAATGACCTCACGCCCGATGCCTATCCGCACCCTATCGCGTTCAACGCGCTGCCGCACATCGAGCCGTTCCTCGATAACGGCTACACCAACGAAGAGATGAAGATGGTGAACGAGACGCGCAAGATTCTGCACGCGCCGGACATCGCCGTGTCCGCGACTTGCGTGCGCGTGCCGGTGATGCTCAGCCACAGCGAGGCGCTGCACATCGAGTTCGAGAACCCGATGAGTCCCGGCGAAGTGCGCGAAATCCTCGCGGATTTCCCCGGAATGAAAGTGGTGGACGACCCGCGCGCGAATGTGTATCCTATGCCCATCGAGGCGGCGGGGCGCGATGAGGTATTCGTCGGGCGTGTGCGGCAGGATGTGTCGCATCCCAACGGCATCGCGATGTGGGTTGTAACCGACAACCTGCGCAAGGGCGCCGCGACCAACGCGCTGCAGATCGCCGAAGAAGTGCTAGAGCGCAATCTGCTGACTCGGCAAGCGGCCGCAAGCCGTTAG
- a CDS encoding 4-hydroxy-tetrahydrodipicolinate reductase: protein MAINVVVHGVMGKMGQQVLDTVTHTLGMQPVGAADISASQGTIALPDGLGEVPISDSLADVLDGADVVVDFTNADGAASVLRTAAPAGVNIVIGSTGITDATYQEAESLAGEHDVGIIIAPNFAMGAVLMIHLAKQASRFFDYADLTEMHHEAKIDSPSGTALAIANAALEGKPEGFIAPVSEKELLVGARGATHQGVSVHSARMPGRVAHHELVFGALGQTLTIRHDSVNRESFMPGVTLAINEVVKRKGLTVGLDKIMGL, encoded by the coding sequence ATGGCTATCAATGTTGTCGTACACGGCGTTATGGGCAAGATGGGGCAGCAGGTGCTCGACACCGTAACTCACACTCTAGGGATGCAGCCCGTCGGCGCGGCGGACATCTCGGCGAGTCAGGGGACGATTGCCCTGCCTGACGGATTGGGCGAAGTGCCGATTTCCGACTCGCTGGCGGATGTGCTGGACGGAGCGGATGTGGTCGTGGACTTCACGAATGCGGACGGCGCGGCATCGGTGCTGCGAACTGCGGCGCCGGCCGGCGTGAACATCGTCATCGGCTCGACCGGCATCACGGACGCAACATATCAAGAAGCCGAAAGTCTCGCCGGCGAGCACGATGTCGGCATCATTATCGCGCCAAACTTTGCGATGGGCGCGGTGCTGATGATACACCTTGCGAAGCAGGCTTCGCGCTTCTTCGACTACGCTGACCTGACCGAGATGCACCACGAGGCGAAGATAGACTCGCCATCCGGCACTGCGCTCGCCATAGCGAACGCCGCCTTGGAAGGCAAGCCTGAGGGCTTCATCGCGCCTGTGTCCGAAAAGGAGCTGTTAGTAGGCGCGCGCGGAGCGACACACCAGGGCGTAAGCGTCCACAGCGCGCGAATGCCGGGCAGAGTGGCGCACCACGAGCTAGTCTTCGGCGCGCTGGGGCAGACACTGACGATACGGCATGATTCGGTTAACCGCGAGAGCTTCATGCCGGGCGTTACGCTCGCGATAAACGAGGTGGTGAAGAGGAAGGGGTTGACGGTGGGGTTGGACAAGATTATGGGGTTGTGA
- the xylB gene encoding xylulokinase — translation MLQAHSITMSISASAHIRAVLGIDAGTTSVKAMLVGGDGAVIDESEVGHPISVPRPGWAEQHPDIWWRSTTIAVRKAMQLADKNNSRIEVAAVGLGGQMHSSVFLDGDGEVIRPALLWNDVRTTPQCRQIMDTAGMDGLRSTVGNLPLEGFTAPKLLWLRQHEPQNYARLQTLLLPKDYIRYRMSGDFSTEPSDAAGTLLFDVRRRIWSEQILHALEIDEGILPPVLKSHEIAGVVSCAAAGELGIPVGTPIVGGGADNAASAVGCGITTGGVMQVSIGTSGTVLLPSSEPRIAEDMNLHTFCHAAPDMWYLMGVALSAGSALRWLRDTVAVGQSYDSLTAGAAKTPIGGNGLLFLPYLTGERTPHNDADARGVFFGLSFSHSLAHLTRAVIEGVCFALRDSLELMRQQGVSPSEMRAIGGGSRSRMWLQTIADVFGLPIATVQISGGAAYGAALLAAIGCGMFASIEEAVQACVATDKVVEPDAKAIAQYDDLYGAYRRLYPALKGEFAALANLTAGQQ, via the coding sequence ATGTTGCAGGCACACAGTATCACCATGTCTATATCCGCTAGCGCCCATATTCGCGCCGTGCTTGGGATTGATGCCGGCACAACCTCCGTGAAGGCGATGCTTGTCGGCGGCGATGGCGCTGTCATCGATGAGTCTGAAGTCGGGCATCCTATCAGTGTGCCGCGTCCCGGCTGGGCAGAGCAGCATCCTGATATATGGTGGCGCAGCACAACGATCGCCGTTCGCAAGGCGATGCAATTGGCGGACAAGAACAACAGCAGAATTGAGGTCGCCGCAGTCGGGCTTGGCGGGCAGATGCATAGCTCCGTCTTCCTCGACGGCGATGGCGAAGTCATTCGCCCTGCCCTGCTATGGAACGATGTTCGCACAACGCCGCAGTGCCGGCAGATAATGGACACGGCAGGAATGGATGGGCTTCGCAGCACGGTTGGCAACCTCCCGCTCGAAGGATTCACCGCGCCAAAGCTGCTCTGGCTGCGGCAGCACGAGCCTCAGAATTATGCCCGATTGCAAACGCTGCTGCTGCCGAAGGACTACATCCGCTATCGGATGAGCGGCGATTTTTCGACAGAGCCGTCGGACGCTGCCGGCACACTGCTGTTCGATGTGCGGCGGCGTATCTGGTCCGAGCAGATACTGCATGCACTGGAAATCGACGAGGGGATTCTGCCGCCTGTGCTGAAATCGCACGAGATTGCGGGCGTCGTCAGCTGTGCGGCGGCAGGCGAACTCGGTATTCCTGTCGGCACGCCTATAGTCGGCGGCGGCGCGGACAATGCGGCGAGCGCAGTGGGCTGCGGCATAACGACCGGCGGCGTGATGCAGGTCAGCATTGGCACATCAGGCACTGTGTTGCTGCCGTCCTCAGAGCCGCGCATCGCAGAGGACATGAACCTGCATACCTTCTGCCACGCCGCGCCGGACATGTGGTATCTGATGGGCGTAGCGCTTTCGGCGGGCAGTGCGCTGCGATGGCTGCGAGACACAGTCGCTGTGGGCCAATCCTATGACTCACTGACGGCGGGCGCGGCGAAGACGCCCATCGGCGGTAATGGTTTGCTATTCCTGCCATACCTGACCGGCGAGCGCACGCCGCACAACGACGCCGACGCGCGCGGGGTGTTCTTCGGACTGAGCTTTTCGCACAGCCTAGCTCACCTGACCCGAGCGGTAATCGAAGGCGTGTGCTTCGCACTGCGAGATTCGCTGGAACTTATGCGGCAACAAGGCGTATCTCCAAGCGAGATGCGGGCTATCGGTGGCGGTTCTCGCAGCCGGATGTGGCTGCAGACGATTGCCGATGTGTTCGGGCTTCCTATCGCAACTGTGCAGATTTCGGGCGGCGCTGCATACGGTGCGGCGCTGCTCGCGGCTATCGGCTGCGGCATGTTCGCAAGCATCGAAGAGGCGGTGCAGGCATGCGTCGCCACAGACAAAGTGGTCGAACCGGATGCGAAGGCGATTGCACAATACGACGACCTTTACGGCGCATACAGACGCCTATACCCGGCGCTGAAAGGCGAATTCGCCGCGCTCGCCAACTTGACGGCAGGGCAGCAATGA
- a CDS encoding adenylosuccinate synthase: protein MPAYAVLGAQWGDEGKGKIIDVLARDADIVARFSGGNNAGHTVVNEDGEFSFHIIPCGVFWPQTMNVIGNGVVVDPDVLLDEIDSLANRGIDIKDRLVVSDRAHIIMPYHVALDILAENARGNSAIGTTGKGIGPTYADKAARTGIRAADLLDVESLLPRLEQILKHTNAVITNVYGGEPVSTQEVFDKCRQWSERLAPFIAPVERIVHNALKAKKNILLEGAQGALLDLDHGTYPFVTSSNPTVGGACIGLGMSPIHIAGITGVFKAYSTRVGGGPLPTELRDDTGETIRNLAQEFGVTTGRPRRVGWFDGVAARYSVEVNGYTSAILTRLDVLDRFDSVQLCTHYELDGNVIDEFPGGVAALERCKPIYEEIPGWDSPTASITEFEQLPQEARNYVERLQEVIGCRIDLISTGPHRDEAVEVRQIIEVASA from the coding sequence ATGCCTGCCTATGCCGTTTTGGGCGCTCAATGGGGCGACGAAGGAAAAGGAAAGATTATCGATGTGCTGGCGCGCGACGCTGACATCGTGGCGAGGTTCTCCGGCGGCAATAACGCCGGCCATACCGTCGTCAACGAAGACGGCGAGTTCAGCTTCCACATCATCCCTTGCGGCGTGTTCTGGCCCCAAACGATGAATGTCATCGGAAATGGCGTGGTCGTCGATCCCGATGTGCTGCTGGACGAAATAGACAGCCTCGCCAATCGGGGCATAGACATCAAGGACAGGCTGGTCGTTAGCGACCGCGCGCACATCATAATGCCCTACCATGTCGCGCTGGACATTCTCGCCGAGAATGCGCGCGGCAACAGCGCCATCGGCACAACCGGCAAAGGCATCGGTCCCACTTATGCGGACAAGGCAGCCCGCACCGGCATCCGCGCCGCCGACTTGCTGGATGTTGAATCGCTGCTGCCGCGTTTGGAGCAGATTCTGAAGCACACGAACGCCGTTATCACCAATGTATATGGCGGCGAGCCTGTGTCCACGCAGGAAGTGTTCGACAAGTGCCGGCAGTGGTCGGAGCGCCTGGCTCCGTTCATCGCGCCGGTGGAGAGGATTGTCCACAACGCGCTCAAGGCGAAGAAGAACATCCTGCTAGAAGGCGCTCAGGGCGCGCTGCTCGACCTTGACCACGGCACATACCCGTTCGTAACTTCGTCCAACCCGACTGTGGGTGGCGCGTGCATCGGGCTTGGCATGTCGCCGATACACATCGCGGGCATAACGGGCGTGTTCAAGGCGTATTCTACGCGCGTTGGCGGAGGCCCCCTGCCGACGGAGCTGCGAGACGACACAGGCGAGACGATACGCAATCTGGCGCAAGAGTTTGGCGTTACGACGGGCAGGCCGCGCCGCGTTGGCTGGTTCGACGGCGTGGCGGCGCGATACAGCGTTGAGGTGAACGGCTATACATCGGCAATACTGACGCGCCTGGATGTGCTGGATCGCTTCGATTCGGTGCAGCTTTGCACTCACTACGAGCTCGACGGCAATGTGATCGACGAGTTCCCCGGCGGCGTGGCGGCGCTGGAACGCTGCAAACCCATCTACGAAGAGATTCCCGGCTGGGACAGCCCCACCGCCAGCATCACGGAGTTCGAGCAGCTGCCGCAAGAGGCGCGCAATTATGTCGAGCGCCTGCAAGAGGTGATAGGCTGCCGGATAGACCTGATTTCCACGGGCCCCCATCGCGACGAAGCGGTGGAAGTGCGGCAAATTATTGAGGTGGCGTCGGCGTAG
- a CDS encoding ABC transporter ATP-binding protein — translation MNSNNGRKPAIAVDSLEFSYPDGRPALRGVDLHIQPGEKVAILGPNGAGKSTLLLHLNGLLHGRQGAVSILGRDVHEGDKRGLQEIRALVGVVFQDPDDQLFSPSVRDDVAFGPIYMGLPANEVDARVGEALSQVGMGGYEGRMPFHLSGGEKKRAAIASVLSMRPAILALDEPSAGLDPRARRGLIRLLDRLEQTILVTTHDMHMVKDIFPRAVVMDGGKVVADAPTQEILADEVLLEEHGLELP, via the coding sequence GTGAATAGCAATAACGGGCGGAAACCCGCCATAGCCGTAGATAGCCTAGAGTTCTCGTATCCGGACGGGCGACCGGCGTTGAGGGGCGTTGATCTGCACATTCAGCCCGGCGAGAAGGTGGCGATCCTCGGTCCCAACGGCGCGGGGAAATCGACCTTGCTGCTGCATCTCAACGGGCTGCTGCACGGGCGACAGGGTGCTGTATCTATCCTTGGCCGCGACGTACATGAAGGCGACAAGCGCGGGTTGCAGGAGATTCGCGCGCTAGTTGGCGTTGTATTCCAAGATCCGGACGACCAGCTCTTCTCGCCGAGTGTGCGCGACGATGTTGCATTCGGCCCGATTTACATGGGCTTGCCCGCCAATGAGGTTGATGCGCGCGTCGGTGAGGCGTTGTCGCAAGTCGGCATGGGCGGCTACGAAGGCCGTATGCCGTTCCACCTGAGCGGCGGCGAGAAAAAGCGCGCGGCGATAGCATCCGTGCTGTCGATGCGGCCTGCGATACTTGCGCTCGACGAGCCGTCCGCCGGGCTAGACCCGCGAGCGCGGCGCGGCCTAATCCGCCTGCTAGACCGATTGGAGCAGACAATCCTCGTCACCACGCACGACATGCACATGGTAAAGGACATATTCCCGCGCGCCGTGGTTATGGACGGCGGCAAAGTCGTAGCAGACGCTCCCACGCAGGAAATCCTCGCAGACGAAGTTCTGCTAGAAGAGCACGGCTTGGAATTGCCGTAG
- a CDS encoding NAD(P)/FAD-dependent oxidoreductase, producing MYDAIYDAIVVGSGPNGLAAAITIARTGFRVLVLEAADTPGGGARTMELTLPGFRHDVCSALHPLAVGSPFLSTLPLDEHGLEWIHPRYPVAHPLDGGGAALLYRDVDATANALDNDARAYRRLMSPLVRDWDKIARGALGPARLPRNPVAMVRFGLKAIQSARGLADAWLRTDKARALFAGIAAHSVTPLEFRGSAAAGLVLQIAGHAVGWPMPRGGAQTITNAMVSYLQALGGEVVTGERVRSLDELPRSRVVLLDIGARQLAQIGSDRLPQRYRRRLDAFQYGPGVFKMDWALDAPIPWTAAECAGAGTVHLGGTLEEIADAESAIWRGEHPERPFVLLAQPTMFDNGRAPDGKHIAWAYCHVPNGSDFDMSERIEAQIERFAPGFKRRILARSVMSPSDVQAYNANYVGGDIGGGANTLRQLFARPASAFAPYRTPIDGVYLCSASTPPGAGVHGMCGYWAAREALKRMGR from the coding sequence ATGTATGACGCAATATATGACGCAATAGTAGTAGGTTCAGGCCCCAACGGACTTGCGGCGGCGATAACGATCGCGCGGACAGGATTCCGCGTGCTTGTGCTGGAAGCGGCGGACACGCCGGGCGGCGGCGCGCGCACTATGGAACTGACGCTCCCCGGCTTTCGGCACGATGTATGCTCCGCGCTGCATCCGCTTGCGGTCGGCTCACCGTTCCTCAGCACGCTGCCGCTCGACGAACACGGATTAGAGTGGATACACCCGCGCTATCCGGTGGCGCACCCGCTTGACGGCGGCGGCGCTGCCCTGCTCTACCGAGACGTCGATGCGACCGCGAATGCGCTCGACAATGACGCGCGGGCATATCGCAGGTTAATGTCGCCGTTGGTGCGAGACTGGGACAAGATTGCGCGTGGTGCGCTAGGACCGGCTCGCCTGCCGCGCAATCCTGTCGCGATGGTGAGGTTCGGCTTGAAGGCGATACAGTCGGCGCGTGGATTGGCGGATGCGTGGCTGCGGACCGATAAGGCACGCGCGCTGTTCGCGGGCATTGCGGCGCATTCGGTTACGCCGTTGGAGTTCAGGGGGTCGGCGGCTGCCGGGCTTGTGCTGCAAATCGCCGGACACGCGGTCGGCTGGCCGATGCCACGCGGCGGCGCGCAGACCATCACGAACGCGATGGTGTCATACCTGCAAGCGCTCGGCGGCGAGGTGGTTACGGGTGAGAGAGTGCGGTCATTGGACGAACTGCCGCGATCGAGAGTCGTGCTATTGGACATTGGCGCGCGCCAACTAGCGCAGATTGGCAGCGATAGACTGCCGCAGCGTTACAGGCGCAGACTTGACGCATTTCAATATGGGCCGGGCGTGTTCAAGATGGACTGGGCACTAGACGCACCGATACCGTGGACGGCAGCCGAGTGTGCCGGCGCGGGAACGGTGCATTTGGGTGGTACGCTTGAGGAAATCGCGGACGCCGAATCTGCGATATGGCGCGGCGAGCATCCGGAGCGGCCATTCGTGCTTCTCGCGCAGCCCACGATGTTCGACAACGGGCGCGCGCCGGACGGCAAGCATATCGCCTGGGCGTACTGCCATGTGCCGAACGGCTCAGACTTCGATATGTCCGAGCGCATCGAGGCGCAAATTGAACGCTTTGCGCCCGGCTTTAAGCGGCGGATTCTCGCCCGCAGCGTTATGTCGCCATCGGACGTCCAAGCGTACAACGCCAACTATGTCGGCGGAGACATCGGCGGCGGCGCAAACACGCTGCGGCAACTCTTCGCGCGTCCGGCGTCGGCGTTCGCACCGTACCGAACGCCTATCGACGGCGTATATCTATGCTCCGCATCGACGCCACCGGGCGCAGGTGTGCACGGGATGTGCGGGTATTGGGCAGCGCGCGAGGCATTGAAGAGAATGGGGCGCTGA
- the dapA gene encoding 4-hydroxy-tetrahydrodipicolinate synthase translates to MAELGRLITAMITPFDENGAVDYDEAGRLASALVESGSDGLVVTGTTGETPTLSFDEKIGMYEATKRAVGDRAAIIAGTTGYNTAEGVALSKEAEALGVDGILMTVPSYNKPPQEGLYQHFKTIAESVSLPCVLYNVPSRTALNMTDATTVRLSQIDNIVGTKEASSDPVQITKIIRDTDDDFKVWSGNDDETFPIMCAGGYGIVSVASHIVGNQIKAMMGMILEGDIESAAAEHLRLFELFKILFVVTNPIPVKYCVGKAGFNVGQPRLPLIPPDEDSAAAIDAVVSRYTIDLQLPVPVGGDD, encoded by the coding sequence ATGGCAGAACTAGGCAGACTCATAACCGCGATGATTACGCCCTTCGACGAGAACGGCGCGGTCGATTATGACGAGGCGGGACGCCTTGCGTCGGCGCTGGTGGAGTCCGGCAGCGACGGCCTTGTCGTAACTGGCACGACCGGCGAGACGCCCACGCTTTCCTTCGACGAGAAGATTGGCATGTATGAAGCTACCAAGCGCGCCGTTGGTGACCGCGCGGCGATTATCGCCGGCACGACCGGCTATAACACGGCAGAGGGCGTCGCTCTGAGCAAGGAAGCCGAGGCGCTCGGCGTTGACGGTATCCTTATGACCGTGCCGTCGTACAACAAGCCGCCGCAAGAAGGGTTGTACCAGCACTTCAAGACGATTGCCGAAAGCGTCAGCCTGCCGTGCGTTCTCTACAATGTGCCGAGCCGCACCGCCCTGAACATGACCGATGCGACCACCGTGCGTCTCAGCCAGATCGACAACATCGTCGGCACGAAAGAGGCGAGCAGCGACCCCGTGCAGATTACGAAGATAATCCGCGACACCGACGACGATTTCAAGGTGTGGAGCGGCAACGACGACGAGACGTTCCCGATTATGTGCGCGGGCGGCTACGGCATAGTCAGCGTGGCGTCACACATCGTCGGCAACCAGATCAAGGCGATGATGGGCATGATTCTCGAAGGCGACATCGAAAGCGCCGCCGCCGAGCATCTGCGCCTGTTCGAGCTGTTCAAGATACTGTTCGTCGTCACCAACCCCATCCCGGTGAAATACTGCGTGGGCAAAGCAGGCTTCAATGTCGGGCAGCCGCGCCTTCCCTTAATCCCGCCGGATGAGGACTCCGCAGCAGCGATAGACGCGGTAGTGTCGCGTTACACCATCGACCTGCAACTCCCCGTCCCCGTTGGAGGCGACGACTAA
- a CDS encoding carbohydrate kinase has translation MIGVCGEALIDFTPIAVDGAIAYAPRPGGSPCNVAIGLARLGKRTAFINKISGDAFGDLLRAHLTENDVDLRWLARGSEPSALAFVIPSANGGHDFAFYGVDTAEQRLMLTDVPDSFPDELTALHFGSYSLMLGDSARTYEALMRREHGNRVISLDPNVRPSLFPDRDKYRARIEGLLPFATIVKASEDDLAWLYPDDRPADVAARWLSAGPALVVVTLGAKGAFAKSATDVMQSAAPKVNVADTVGAGDAFMSALLAHLDDRDLLHRGALAMLSDDAIIDVLEYANRAAAIACTRIGADPPKADVVSGLTG, from the coding sequence ATGATTGGCGTCTGCGGCGAGGCGCTCATCGACTTCACGCCCATCGCTGTAGATGGCGCAATCGCGTATGCACCGCGTCCGGGCGGCTCGCCATGCAATGTTGCCATAGGTCTGGCGCGCTTGGGGAAGAGGACGGCGTTCATCAACAAGATTTCCGGCGATGCATTCGGCGATTTACTGCGTGCGCATCTCACCGAGAACGACGTTGACCTGCGTTGGCTGGCGCGTGGCAGTGAGCCTAGCGCGCTTGCCTTCGTTATACCGTCGGCGAACGGCGGGCACGACTTCGCATTCTACGGCGTTGACACGGCAGAGCAGCGACTGATGCTTACCGATGTGCCTGATTCGTTCCCTGACGAATTGACCGCGCTGCATTTCGGCTCATATTCGCTGATGCTGGGCGACAGCGCACGCACATACGAAGCCCTTATGCGCCGCGAACATGGCAATCGAGTTATATCGCTCGACCCGAACGTGCGCCCGTCGCTGTTCCCGGACCGCGACAAGTACCGAGCGCGAATCGAAGGCTTGCTGCCATTCGCCACAATCGTCAAGGCGAGCGAAGACGACCTAGCGTGGCTGTACCCGGACGACCGCCCTGCCGATGTCGCGGCGCGTTGGTTGAGCGCTGGACCTGCGCTCGTCGTCGTTACGCTCGGAGCGAAAGGCGCATTCGCCAAGAGCGCGACCGATGTGATGCAATCAGCCGCGCCAAAAGTCAATGTCGCGGATACGGTCGGCGCGGGCGATGCATTCATGTCCGCGCTGCTCGCCCATCTGGACGACCGCGACCTGCTGCACCGCGGTGCGCTCGCCATGCTGTCCGACGATGCGATCATAGACGTCCTAGAGTACGCCAATCGTGCGGCAGCAATCGCTTGCACGCGAATCGGCGCCGACCCGCCGAAAGCAGATGTCGTGTCAGGTTTGACAGGCTAG